From the bacterium genome, the window CATCTCGTCCTCGAGGATCAGGAGGTCCTTCGTCCGCGCCCCGACGATCGAGAGCAGCCGATTCCCCGCCGCCTTGACGGCCGTCGCGATGGGGAGCAGGGGCGCCGTGCCGATGCCGCCGCCGATGCCGACGACGGTGCCGAACTTCTCGATATGGGTGGGCAGCCCGAGGGGGCCGACGACGTCCAGGTAGGCGTCGCCCGGCTTCATCCGCGCGAACTCGGTGGTCGATTTCCCGACCGCCTGGAAGATGATCGACACGGACCCTTCCCCGGCGTCGGAGGAGACGATCGTCAGCGGGATGCGCTCGCCCTCCTCGGTGCGGCGCAGCACGAGGAACTGGCCGGCCTTCCGCTTTTTCGCCACCCGGGGAGCCTGGATCCGCTGCAGGTAGACGTTTTTCGCGATCTCTTTCGCCTCGAGGATGGGGAACACGGAGTCTCCTCCACGTCCGCCGTGAAACGGGGCGGACCGATGGAATGCCAAGCGAAACTGGCGGGTGGATATCGACGCTGAACCGGGGGGAGTCTACCGCTTCACCCGAAGGGAATCAAGCGGAAAAAGCGGCCCGGACGTCCCGCCAGAGGAGGTCGATCCCCGCCTTCGTCCGCGCGGACGTCAGCAGCATCGGTCCCCCCATGGCGAGCCAGGTCTCGCCGTCGAACCGGGCGACCGCCGCCACCCTCTCGCGGGCGGAGAGCTTGTCCCCCTTCGTCCCCACCCAGCGGTACGGCACCGCCCGCGCCGCGAGGAAGCCCGCCAGTTGCCGCTCCTCCTCTTCGGGGCCGCGCCGGGCGTCCACCAGCACGTAGACGCGCCGCAGGAATTCGCACTCCTCGAGATATCCCTCCACCAGCCCTTTCCACGTTTCCCGCTCGGAACGGGAGACTTTCGCGAACCCGTACCCGGGCAGGTCCGCGAAGGCGAATTTCCCCTCCACCTCGAAGAGGGCGATGCCGCGCGTGCGGCCGGGGGTGTTGCTGACGCGGGCAAGACGGTTCTGGCCGACCAGGGCGTTCAGGAGGGACGACTTCCCGACGTTGGAGCGGCCTGCGAACGCCACCTGCGGAAGCCGGACGGTCGGCCACGCGTTCCCGACGGGGTCGAACAGGAGGAACCGGGCGGAAGTCGTCATCGGGGATTCGGTCCACTTCCCCTCATCGTTTTGGAAGGGCGGAAACCGTCTTTTCGATCTCCTCCTCCCGGATCCTCCCCTCCTTCCGCAGCAGGACCTTCCCGCCTTTCTCCAGCAGAAGAAGGGTCGGCGTCGCCGACACGCCGTACGCGTCCGCGACCTTCCACCTCCCCGCCGAGTCCAGCTCGTCCACCAGGACCGTGAAGGCGTACCCCTCCTGCCGCGCGTATCCCCCGATGGTGCTCCGAAGCACCCCCCCGTCCACGGCGACGGCGACGACGGCGAGGTCCCTGTCCGCGTGCCTGTCCTCCGCCCTCCGGAGGATCGCCATTCCGGCGCGACACGGATCGCAGAAAATCGACCAGAAGAGGAGAAGAACCGGTCTCCTCGAAACCTCCTCCGAGAGGCGGAACGGACGCCCCCTGACATCGAAAATCGTGAAATCGGGTGCGATCGTCCCGGGCTCCGCGAACCGGGTCCCCCCCCCGTCGACCGCCGGGGGGGGAGAGGGCTTCACCCCCTCCGCGGACACGGCACCGCCGGAGAGCGCAAGGAGGGAAAGGATCGCCGCGACCACCGGAAGGCGCGCTTTCACACGGGCGGACACGACGCTCCTTCCCTCCCGATCGGCGGATCGGCGGGTCAAACCTTTGAAAGCACGGCGTCGTTGACCGTGATCTTCGCCTTCTTCCTCAATTCGGCGACGTGCGCGTCGATCACCTCTTTCCCCTTGTCGTTCACCAGGGACGCCCGGATCCGCTCCTTGAGATCGGCCGCCATGGCCGCGTTGATCTTCTTCCCGTCCCCCGCGATCGTCGCGGTTCGCTGCACGTAGGCCGTCTCGATCTCCTTGTCCGTGACCTGGACGCTTTTCCCGGCGACATTGTCGATCACCATGCCCAGGAGGACGTACCGCTCCATCTCCCGCCGCACCGCCTTGTATCCCTCGGGAGCGTCGCCCCCCTGCTTCTTCGCGTACGCCGTCAGGGCCCGCATCGTCAGCTCCCGTTCGAGGACG encodes:
- the yihA gene encoding ribosome biogenesis GTP-binding protein YihA/YsxC; translated protein: MTTSARFLLFDPVGNAWPTVRLPQVAFAGRSNVGKSSLLNALVGQNRLARVSNTPGRTRGIALFEVEGKFAFADLPGYGFAKVSRSERETWKGLVEGYLEECEFLRRVYVLVDARRGPEEEERQLAGFLAARAVPYRWVGTKGDKLSARERVAAVARFDGETWLAMGGPMLLTSARTKAGIDLLWRDVRAAFSA
- a CDS encoding TlpA family protein disulfide reductase; translated protein: MSARVKARLPVVAAILSLLALSGGAVSAEGVKPSPPPAVDGGGTRFAEPGTIAPDFTIFDVRGRPFRLSEEVSRRPVLLLFWSIFCDPCRAGMAILRRAEDRHADRDLAVVAVAVDGGVLRSTIGGYARQEGYAFTVLVDELDSAGRWKVADAYGVSATPTLLLLEKGGKVLLRKEGRIREEEIEKTVSALPKR
- a CDS encoding sulfide/dihydroorotate dehydrogenase-like FAD/NAD-binding protein, coding for MFPILEAKEIAKNVYLQRIQAPRVAKKRKAGQFLVLRRTEEGERIPLTIVSSDAGEGSVSIIFQAVGKSTTEFARMKPGDAYLDVVGPLGLPTHIEKFGTVVGIGGGIGTAPLLPIATAVKAAGNRLLSIVGARTKDLLILEDEMRAVSDEIVVTTDDGSYAKKGFVTTALQEFIDRGEKIDLCIAIGPVPMMRAVAEVTRPHGIKTMVSLNPIMVDATGMCGACRVTVGGTTKFVCVDGPEFDGHQVDFKELVMRNRAYLREEKTAMERIEHKDGKCMGGAAVPAGGGN